Below is a window of Staphylococcus succinus DNA.
ATATACTTGACTGTATGACCAACGGTAAGTTCATCGATAGGTTGGGTCTTTTGATCAGTGATGAATTGGAAATAATTATAATGGATCAATGAGTGATGCAGGAGTGAATCTTGCTTCATAGTGACATATTCTTTATCAATAAAATCATGTATATCTTTTTTATATTGTTCTTTCTTTTTATTATTTGTAACTATGCTATATTTATAGATTTCTATAAGGTTGAGTAACTTAGAAATACGTTGTTCTAATTGGTGAAATGTTTGATTATACATATAGACTTCCTTTCTTCAAGGTTTACTGGGGCTTTAATTTATTATGATGTAATAAAAGTGGTATACTGTGGCTAATTATTTTTTGACATATTAAAAATAATTAATGCCAAAATAGTAACTTTAGCTAAAATGAAAATTGAAAGATTATAAAGTTGAAAGAGGTAGACATAAAATGAAACAAGAAAAGTTTCAATTTAAAGATATTGTGTGGAAAGATTTTTCTCTAATTGTGATATTTATAGTGACTATGTTTATATTATCTAATGTTAGTATAGTCTATGGTACTTTTTATTTAGAAGAACGAAGTGAAAGCAGTGACATGCTATTAAGTTCACTTGCCCAATTGTTAGCATATGTTGTCACTATATTTTGTTTTTATTTTCTACATTGGCATGATTTTGAACCGCGATTTAAAGCGAATGCCTATTATTTAAAGCGTCATGTATTCTTTTTATTAATGATATTTATTACTATGTTTATTTGCTCATATGGATATAATATAGGTGTTCAATATTTACCTGGAGATTTAGGATTTGATGAAACTCAAAATGAAAGAGAATTAAATATTTTATTTCAAAATCCCAAATTTTTACCATTTACTTTCTTACTTGTGGTGGTGGCAGCAGCATTTGTAGAAGAAATAGTCTTTAGACACTTACTTATTGGTGAGTT
It encodes the following:
- a CDS encoding CPBP family intramembrane glutamic endopeptidase, producing MKQEKFQFKDIVWKDFSLIVIFIVTMFILSNVSIVYGTFYLEERSESSDMLLSSLAQLLAYVVTIFCFYFLHWHDFEPRFKANAYYLKRHVFFLLMIFITMFICSYGYNIGVQYLPGDLGFDETQNERELNILFQNPKFLPFTFLLVVVAAAFVEEIVFRHLLIGELGKKFNFKVMGVISAILFSLMHVTGAESPLEFGSYFILAIGLVYAYLKSGRKLISSLSLHMLNNLISFILTIYTLN